The Mercenaria mercenaria strain notata chromosome 10, MADL_Memer_1, whole genome shotgun sequence genome contains a region encoding:
- the LOC123561876 gene encoding cerebral cavernous malformations 2 protein-like gives MLRNPRSSVIRSDELRPLRTAELTPRGLRIESNNFDEKEHHYVEFDCKYLGNIPGVPSETDTTNRTEVLKIIDRGKKQGLIPLHINSEHEAILYLSKEKVQVNRRDLNEEMLLLLPLHEIAHVCYVQEERLHILAIKHGTPERLNLAVFLCDGQDTAEAICALVSCCFHVVYSAVMIDLIEDTIDNAIRDDNRSFSSDATTTGQHPQFVSGSCKSLEPDSPGPIGSEISGESQAEVLREYMWQLNAKLKPEELKMFSTHLKNWNYSSNKLQEFCENLYKLYGPERRHLLAGMYPFIPERDCQYFEKFLKKHDVSLPGLGTLSSLPGYPPLFYTRSISDISVNSNTGDSSNADFRTSADFDLELDAMGKNFERIEVSVGETTQSYLQSVFDKNSKI, from the coding sequence ATGCTGAGGAACCCAAGATCGTCTGTCATAAGAAGTGACGAGTTACGTCCGTTAAGGACAGCAGAGCTGACGCCTAGAGGACTGAGAATTGAATCGAACAACTTTGATGAGAAAGAACACCATTATGTCGAGTTTGACTGTAAATATCTTGGAAACATCCCAGGTGTTCCTTCAGAAACTGACACTACAAACAGAACAGAAGTGCTGAAGATCATTGACAGAGGCAAGAAGCAAGGTTTAATACCACTGCATATAAATTCTGAACATGAGGCAATTCTGTATTTGAGCAAAGAGAAAGTACAAGTGAATCGACGGGATTTAAACGAAGAAATGTTGCTTCTTCTTCCCCTACATGAAATCGCTCATGTCTGCTATGTTCAAGAAGAACGGCTTCATATTCTTGCAATAAAGCATGGTACACCAGAACGACTAAACTTGGCAGTATTTCTTTGTGACGGACAAGACACCGCAGAGGCGATATGTGCATTAGTGAGCTGCTGTTTTCATGTTGTTTATTCAGCGGTAATGATCGATTTAATTGAAGACACCATTGACAATGCAATCAGAGATGATAATCGATCCTTTAGTTCAGATGCAACCACAACAGGACAACATCCCCAGTTTGTGTCTGGCTCCTGTAAGAGCCTTGAACCTGACTCTCCTGGACCCATTGGTAGTGAAATTAGTGGTGAATCCCAAGCAGAAGTGCTTCGAGAATACATGTGGCAACTAAACGCAAAACTGAAACCAGAAGAATTGAAAATGTTCTCAACTCACCTGAAAAATTGGAACTATTCATCAAATAAATTACAAGAATTCTGTGAAAATCTTTATAAACTGTATGGACCTGAAAGAAGACATTTACTAGCAGGCATGTACCCATTTATACCTGAGCGTGACTGCCAGTATTTTGAGAAATTTCTTAAGAAGCATGATGTAAGCTTACCAGGGCTTGGTACTCTTAGCAGCCTGCCTGGATATCCACCGCTGTTCTACACTCGATCTATCAGTGATATTTCTGTTAATAGTAACACAGGTGATAGCAGTAACGCTGATTTCAGGACAAGTGCAGATTTTGATTTGGAGCTGGATGCAATGGGGAAGAACTTTGAGAGAATTGAAGTGAGTGTAGGGGAGACAACCCAGTCTTACCTACAATCTGTATTTGACAAGAACAGCAAAATTTAG